Part of the Colletotrichum destructivum chromosome 12, complete sequence genome, GCTGGGATGTCCACTCCTAAAAACCATAAAAGGCTTTCAGCTGTGCGTAATTGCACCAGTGCGAAAGGTCGATTTTCAGTCTCCGCTGTGAGAATCGCAGGATGAGCCGGCATCGGACCTTACAGTCAGGGTATGCGGCGAGACAATCAAGGTCCTTTTTGTAAGTTTAAGAATACCCAATCAGTCAATTAAATCCGTGTATTATGTAACGTGAAAAGAAGCCCTACTGTCGGAATAGGATATCAGCCCTCCAGCGCGGCTCGGCCGATCGGGCCAATTCGGGCCCGGGCTAGCTACGGCCGACAGGGAGAGCTCAACCTATCAACCTCATCTCAGCCCCAGCCCCTAGATagcttcttcccttctaCAACGCAAGAATAACAACAGAGATTACTCCTTCGTTCAACCCCACCGTATACGGTAACCATCGAATCCCCTGTGATTCCAACACATATTCACTGGATTCTCGATTCTTGCATTTCAGTACATCTGAGATATGGTCCACGCATTCCCCTGCCTCTCATTCGTCACTGTATTTCTTGTGTAACTGGTAATATCTTGAAATTCTAATAAAGAGCAGCTGTTTTTTTGTACAACACGTCAACGGTAAGTGTGAGAAGATCATTCCTGTCAACATGGGGAAGCgccacatcatcatcagtAATGCATAAGTATACCATCGCATCTTGTTGACGTAGAAGGTTAGCTCCGGTCCGCAAACAGCGTTCCCACGATGAAAACACTTGGGTCGGTGAGCTAAGAGAGCAGCTAGGTTTGTATCAGTTAGCTCTGATGGTCGTTGAGCCAATCTGGCCCTCATTTCGTTAAAGCTTCTCCACCACAGATTGCAGCTACGGCTTCTCCAATGGCATCCATCAAGAGCCACTGCTTGAATGGATACCCCCAAAGGATACATGCTATTTAAGCTTTTGATAAATTAATCGCGTCAGACTAATTAATGCGCTCCGACTTGGAGCTTCAAGGGGATCAGCTAGAGCTTTAGCGACGCTCCACAGTTGCCATTTAAGTTTAGGCTTGGGTGTGTGTGGAATGTTGCATGCCTACTCTTTGGCCATGTCAGAGTCTGCAAACAGCACGAAATGTAAGATATTACTCGCAGTGTAAGAAGAATGCTGCACCATTAAATAGCTGTGCAGACCCAAAGCAGCAATATACTAGCTTTGTGGCATGTGAGCCAGAAAAGAAATCCCCGCTCAAAGTAGCCCCTGTCATGCTCCCTTCTATTGTTTCAAGATCACATTGTAGCGCGAGTTTCCGAAATTCATTTCACCAACAGTTGTCTCCATCCAAATTCGCCTACTGAGAGTCCAGCAACTGTTTGTAGATGATCCTCGTTAGACACGAATGGTTTCCTGTGTCACGATTAGTCACCCCCTACACCATGGCCTTCGCTCGCTTCTCGATTCTCCTTGCTTGCTCTTTCGCTTTTAGCGTTTTCGTCGTCGTAGGGGAAGATCTGCCCTATCAGGACATCCCCATTTGTGCTGTGAGCATACTTTCTATCCGTCGACCGTGGCATGACACTTACTCACAGATACAGATCCGCTGCATGGTCCAGGAGATTAAACACTCTAACTGCTCTATTCCGGACCAAACATGTATTTGCAACGACACTTTTTTAGCAGGAATCATGCGGGAATGCGTTATGAGTAACTGTACAGTCAAGGAAACGCTAGGTAAGAATTGCGAACTGCCATCCTAGTTACAGCGTGGAAAGAGTACAAAGTTTACCAACAATGCAGTCGCCCAAAATCAATCGATGGCAGCCTGCGGGGTGCCTTTAACTGAGCTGGACGCAATCCATCAGTGGTTGCGGCCAATGCTTTTCGTCATCCCGACAGTTTTCATCGCAGGGCGGTTAACCAACAAGTGGATGAAGCTTTCATCCTGGGGCTGGGACGACATGACGATCATTATTGCATACGTAATTATAAACTACGTTCACTTCCTTGTTCGTCGAACTTTCTCTAACTATTTTCTAGATATTGAgttctctttttcttccgGCGGCTTACTTCGGTAATCGCAACCGTGCATCAGCACAGGTAGCCAGTGACACTAATGTTTCGCAGCGGAAAAGTCTGGCGTGGGAAGAGATATTTGGGCTCTTACTCCAGACCAAATCACAAACCTCCTCTTTGTAAGGAAGTAAACTATGCAAATCTTTCAAAGGCTAACATGAGGTAGATGGTGCTTCTGTTTGGATTTCTATATTTTACCTGTCTGGCTTTTGTAAAATCTTCGATGCTCTTTTTATACCTTCGAATTTTCCCTGACGAAAAGTTTCGTAAGGTATTATGGTGCACGCAAGTCTTTAACCTGCTTCTTTTGATCTCTTTCGTTACCGCACAGCTTGCAATCTGCCAACCTTTGAACTTTGCTTGGCTGGGTTGGACGAAAGAGATCAAAGGTAAATGCTTTAACAGGAATGCACTTACTATCGCCCACGGTGCTATCAACGTCGCCTTGGATGTGTGGATGCTCTTTTTACCTTCGACACAAATCCAGGGTTCAAATCCACGACACTCCACGACACATTCGTGAATATGGCGTGGATATGGATGCTGACTAATAACTTCGATGTGGAATGGGTGGAAATGGATCCATTATGGAAATGGATCCATATTGTGGAATGGGTGGAATGGAAACCTACTTTGTCTAACAATGGTAATTAGTGGGCCGCATCCATGCCTTGGTGACGTCGATGTTATTGTCACTCGTCCATCAGAATCCTATCTAGCGACCCGATCAAACCGGCACGCAACCAACTCCGTAGTGTCTGACAAAGCCCAATTGTGCTGGCATCTAGCCTATTGCGGCTCTTGGTCACCATGCGGCCAGTGGTCGAGAATAACCTCTCGCACTCGGCTGACATTGGTGGCACAGTAAGCAGATCCAAGGCCATCCTAGACAACCGGGGGTATTTAAGCCGCCTCATGTGCCAGTATTCGTAGGGATCTGTGACAGAagcatcagcatcctcgATATCACGCTGCCACTGCCCGTATTCATCAAGATCCAGACCGCCAACTGAGGACCTAGGCGATTGAGCAGGGGATTGAATTGGCGACTCGGTAACAGAAacccccccggccgtcaGTCCTCGCTTCTTTGTGCGCCACGCTGTGAACTTGTTTCTTGAGGTCTTCAGCCGCTTATTGGCAGGCAACTCAATCTCTGGGTCATCGACCTCCAGGTCCCtatactctctctcccagagatcctggaccatctccttcgccttggtAATCCATAACtgtctttcgtcgtcgtctccccaCAAATCGTCAAACAGTGCCCACCGGTAGGCAGGATGAAGAACTGCGGCGCCATAGATCAAGGGGCTATCGTTCAGATGCTCGTAGTATTCGTTCAATTTGAGCCAGCCCAGATTGATGTTGACAGCGAGGTGATGGCCGTCCGGAAAATTGGCGACTGCTCTTTTCGCGGATTCGAGGGTTTCGAGAAGAAATTCATACGCGTGAATAAGATCCCAGCTTGTTCCTGTACAAATCAGCTGTTAGAATAAGAATCGGGCCGCTTTTGAGAAGTATAATTAAGGCTTACCAGACAGTGGAGGGTCGATCTCGTTTTCCTCGACCTTTCTCCGGTGTTTTCCCTGCCCATCACCCTCAAGGCCTCTCACAACCAGCTGGAAGTCAAGCAAAATGTCGTAAAGAGTCCCGAGCACATGCCAATCATCAGGTGTCATGTGATTCTCTTCCTtcaggaagaagggcagcttGGAGCCCTTTTTGATGTGGCCAGCTCTCGTCAAGTTgaccttctcccactcgttTGACGCTCTCTGGACAAAAGAATTATAAAATGGCCTTAAGACGAGAGCGCGCTCAATCATCGAGAATTGAGAAAGCCACCGGGTAGCATTGTCGACCACAACTCCAACTGGACGGTGTTTCTTGAGCTGAGCGTCATCAGAGAGTTGGCTCTCGATAGCCTGTACCTTCTTGAGCATATCGGTCCACGTGTCCGATCTGCTCACCTCCTAGGTATTCGTGAGTATAACAAATAAAGCCGGGGATTCAGCCACCTACAACAGCAAAGTTATGCCATTTTCCAACAGagcctcgcctcctccagaCTTCATGCTCCTTCGCTGCCGTATGAAGTCCTTCGAAGACCTCTTTCTCGA contains:
- a CDS encoding Putative extracellular membrane protein, CFEM — translated: MILVRHEWFPVSRLVTPYTMAFARFSILLACSFAFSVFVVVGEDLPYQDIPICAVSILSIRRPWHDTYSQIQIRCMVQEIKHSNCSIPDQTCICNDTFLAGIMRECVMSNCTVKETLVAQNQSMAACGVPLTELDAIHQWLRPMLFVIPTVFIAGRLTNKWMKLSSWGWDDMTIIIAYILSSLFLPAAYFAEKSGVGRDIWALTPDQITNLLFMVLLFGFLYFTCLAFVKSSMLFLYLRIFPDEKFRKVLCLQSANL